The Trichomycterus rosablanca isolate fTriRos1 chromosome 22, fTriRos1.hap1, whole genome shotgun sequence genome has a window encoding:
- the glyr1 gene encoding cytokine-like nuclear factor N-PAC isoform X3, which produces MATVHLRVGDLVWGKLGRYPPWPGKVVSPPKDLKKPRGKKCFFVKFFGTEDHAWIKVEQLKPYHAHKEEMIKINKGKRFQQAVDAVEEYLKKGKGKEQSHSSDDKNKSEKGRKAHAKHMKIIGESDTDVFKSASDKPASSMEPISKRLKIVEEETRSTSIQAADSTAINGSITPTDKRIGFLGLGLMGSGIVSNLLKMGHVVTVWNRTAEKCDLFIQEGARLGRTPAEVVSMCDITFSCVSDPKAARDLVLGPSGVLQGIRPGKCYVEMSTVDPETIVELAQVITSRGGRFLEAPVSGSQQLSNDGMLVIVAAGDRSVYEDCSSCFQAMGKSSFFLGEAGNAARMMLILNMVQGSFMATITEGLTLAHAAGQSQQTLLDILCQGQMASTFVDQKCQNILQGNFKPDYYLKHIQKDLRLAISMGDSVNHPTPMAAAANEVYKRAKALDQSDNDMSAVYRAYIH; this is translated from the exons ATGGCGACCGTGCATTTACGTGTTGGGGATCTGGTCTG GGGGAAGCTGGGGCGGTATCCACCGTGGCCTGGAAAG GTCGTCAGTCCTCCCAAAGATTTAAAAAAGCCGCGAGGCAAAAAATGCTTCTTCGTGAAGTTCTTCGGAACTGAAGATCA TGCTTGGATAAAGGTCGAACAGCTGAAGCCGTACCACGCCCACAAGGAAGAGATGATCAAGATCAACAAAGGCAAGCGCTTTCAGCAGGCCGTCGACGCCGTGGAAGAGTATTTAAAGAAAGGCAAGGGGAAAGAGCAA TCGCACAGCTCCGATGACAAAAACAAATCTGAGAAGGGACGCAAGGCCCACGCCAAGCACATGAAGATAATCGGCGAATCCGACACTGATGTTTTCAAGTCTGCTTCTGACAAG CCGGCCTCTTCGATGGAGCCCATAAGCAAACGTCTGAAGATCGTAGAAGAG GAGACCAGATCCACATCTATTCAAGCTGCAGACAGCACAGCCATCAATGGCAGCATCACACCCACAGACAAGAG gataGGCTTCCTCGGGCTGGGATTGATGGGCAGTGGTATCGTGTCGAACCTGCTGAAGATGGGTCATGTTGTAACGGTGTGGAATCGAACAGCAGAAAAG TGTGACTTGTTCATCCAAGAAGGCGCCAGATTAGGACGGACGCCGGCAGAGGTCGTGTCCATGTGTGACATCACGTTCTCCTGTGTGTCGGACCCGAAAGCAGCCAGAGAT CTGGTTTTGGGTCCCAGCGGTGTTCTACAGGGGATCAGACCAGGGAAGTGCTACGTGGAGATGTCCACCGTCGATCCAGAGACCATCGTGGAGCTCGCACAG GTGATCACGTCTAGAGGAGGTCGCTTTCTGGAGGCTCCAGTTTCAGGAAGTCAGCAGCTCTCTAACGACGGGATGTTGGTGATCGTTGCAGCAGGAGATCGGAGTGTGTATGAGGACTGCAGCAGCTGCTTCCAGGCCATGGGGAAAAGCTCCTTCTTTTTAG GAGAAGCCGGTAACGCGGCGCGGATGATGCTGATCCTCAACATGGTGCAGGGCAGTTTCATGGCCACCATCACCGAAGGACTGACCCTGGCACACGCGGCCGGCCAATCGCAGCAGACCCTTCTGGACATTCTGTGTCAGGGGCAGATGGCCAGCACGTTTGTGGACCAGAAATGCCAAA ACATCCTGCAGGGTAACTTCAAACCAGACTACTACCTAAAACACATTCAGAAAGATCTCAGACTGGCCATTTCCATGGGAGACTCGGTCAATCACCCCACACCCATGGCAGCCGCCGCCAACGAG gTGTACAAGCGAGCGAAGGCGCTGGATCAGTCCGATAACGACATGTCTGCCGTCTACAGAGCTTACATCCACTAA
- the glyr1 gene encoding cytokine-like nuclear factor N-PAC isoform X2: MATVHLRVGDLVWGKLGRYPPWPGKVVSPPKDLKKPRGKKCFFVKFFGTEDHAWIKVEQLKPYHAHKEEMIKINKGKRFQQAVDAVEEYLKKGKGKEQSHSSDDKNKSEKGRKAHAKHMKIIGESDTDVFKSASDKDQTDSDPEPSSVQRLVAGTVAGFKWDSSPASSMEPISKRLKIVEEETRSTSIQAADSTAINGSITPTDKRIGFLGLGLMGSGIVSNLLKMGHVVTVWNRTAEKCDLFIQEGARLGRTPAEVVSMCDITFSCVSDPKAARDLVLGPSGVLQGIRPGKCYVEMSTVDPETIVELAQVITSRGGRFLEAPVSGSQQLSNDGMLVIVAAGDRSVYEDCSSCFQAMGKSSFFLGEAGNAARMMLILNMVQGSFMATITEGLTLAHAAGQSQQTLLDILCQGQMASTFVDQKCQNILQGNFKPDYYLKHIQKDLRLAISMGDSVNHPTPMAAAANEVYKRAKALDQSDNDMSAVYRAYIH, translated from the exons ATGGCGACCGTGCATTTACGTGTTGGGGATCTGGTCTG GGGGAAGCTGGGGCGGTATCCACCGTGGCCTGGAAAG GTCGTCAGTCCTCCCAAAGATTTAAAAAAGCCGCGAGGCAAAAAATGCTTCTTCGTGAAGTTCTTCGGAACTGAAGATCA TGCTTGGATAAAGGTCGAACAGCTGAAGCCGTACCACGCCCACAAGGAAGAGATGATCAAGATCAACAAAGGCAAGCGCTTTCAGCAGGCCGTCGACGCCGTGGAAGAGTATTTAAAGAAAGGCAAGGGGAAAGAGCAA TCGCACAGCTCCGATGACAAAAACAAATCTGAGAAGGGACGCAAGGCCCACGCCAAGCACATGAAGATAATCGGCGAATCCGACACTGATGTTTTCAAGTCTGCTTCTGACAAG GATCAGACCGACTCTGACCCAGAACCGTCCTCGGTGCAGCGGCTGGTGGCTGGAACGGTCGCGGGATTCAAGTGGGATAGCAGT CCGGCCTCTTCGATGGAGCCCATAAGCAAACGTCTGAAGATCGTAGAAGAG GAGACCAGATCCACATCTATTCAAGCTGCAGACAGCACAGCCATCAATGGCAGCATCACACCCACAGACAAGAG gataGGCTTCCTCGGGCTGGGATTGATGGGCAGTGGTATCGTGTCGAACCTGCTGAAGATGGGTCATGTTGTAACGGTGTGGAATCGAACAGCAGAAAAG TGTGACTTGTTCATCCAAGAAGGCGCCAGATTAGGACGGACGCCGGCAGAGGTCGTGTCCATGTGTGACATCACGTTCTCCTGTGTGTCGGACCCGAAAGCAGCCAGAGAT CTGGTTTTGGGTCCCAGCGGTGTTCTACAGGGGATCAGACCAGGGAAGTGCTACGTGGAGATGTCCACCGTCGATCCAGAGACCATCGTGGAGCTCGCACAG GTGATCACGTCTAGAGGAGGTCGCTTTCTGGAGGCTCCAGTTTCAGGAAGTCAGCAGCTCTCTAACGACGGGATGTTGGTGATCGTTGCAGCAGGAGATCGGAGTGTGTATGAGGACTGCAGCAGCTGCTTCCAGGCCATGGGGAAAAGCTCCTTCTTTTTAG GAGAAGCCGGTAACGCGGCGCGGATGATGCTGATCCTCAACATGGTGCAGGGCAGTTTCATGGCCACCATCACCGAAGGACTGACCCTGGCACACGCGGCCGGCCAATCGCAGCAGACCCTTCTGGACATTCTGTGTCAGGGGCAGATGGCCAGCACGTTTGTGGACCAGAAATGCCAAA ACATCCTGCAGGGTAACTTCAAACCAGACTACTACCTAAAACACATTCAGAAAGATCTCAGACTGGCCATTTCCATGGGAGACTCGGTCAATCACCCCACACCCATGGCAGCCGCCGCCAACGAG gTGTACAAGCGAGCGAAGGCGCTGGATCAGTCCGATAACGACATGTCTGCCGTCTACAGAGCTTACATCCACTAA
- the glyr1 gene encoding cytokine-like nuclear factor N-PAC isoform X1 — protein sequence MATVHLRVGDLVWGKLGRYPPWPGKVVSPPKDLKKPRGKKCFFVKFFGTEDHAWIKVEQLKPYHAHKEEMIKINKGKRFQQAVDAVEEYLKKGKGKEQSHSSDDKNKSEKGRKAHAKHMKIIGESDTDVFKSASDKDQTDSDPEPSSVQRLVAGTVAGFKWDSSPVKDDPHFHHFLLSQSEKPASSMEPISKRLKIVEEETRSTSIQAADSTAINGSITPTDKRIGFLGLGLMGSGIVSNLLKMGHVVTVWNRTAEKCDLFIQEGARLGRTPAEVVSMCDITFSCVSDPKAARDLVLGPSGVLQGIRPGKCYVEMSTVDPETIVELAQVITSRGGRFLEAPVSGSQQLSNDGMLVIVAAGDRSVYEDCSSCFQAMGKSSFFLGEAGNAARMMLILNMVQGSFMATITEGLTLAHAAGQSQQTLLDILCQGQMASTFVDQKCQNILQGNFKPDYYLKHIQKDLRLAISMGDSVNHPTPMAAAANEVYKRAKALDQSDNDMSAVYRAYIH from the exons ATGGCGACCGTGCATTTACGTGTTGGGGATCTGGTCTG GGGGAAGCTGGGGCGGTATCCACCGTGGCCTGGAAAG GTCGTCAGTCCTCCCAAAGATTTAAAAAAGCCGCGAGGCAAAAAATGCTTCTTCGTGAAGTTCTTCGGAACTGAAGATCA TGCTTGGATAAAGGTCGAACAGCTGAAGCCGTACCACGCCCACAAGGAAGAGATGATCAAGATCAACAAAGGCAAGCGCTTTCAGCAGGCCGTCGACGCCGTGGAAGAGTATTTAAAGAAAGGCAAGGGGAAAGAGCAA TCGCACAGCTCCGATGACAAAAACAAATCTGAGAAGGGACGCAAGGCCCACGCCAAGCACATGAAGATAATCGGCGAATCCGACACTGATGTTTTCAAGTCTGCTTCTGACAAG GATCAGACCGACTCTGACCCAGAACCGTCCTCGGTGCAGCGGCTGGTGGCTGGAACGGTCGCGGGATTCAAGTGGGATAGCAGT CCGGTAAAGGATGACCCACATTTCCATCACTTTCTGCTCAGCCAGTCTGAGAAG CCGGCCTCTTCGATGGAGCCCATAAGCAAACGTCTGAAGATCGTAGAAGAG GAGACCAGATCCACATCTATTCAAGCTGCAGACAGCACAGCCATCAATGGCAGCATCACACCCACAGACAAGAG gataGGCTTCCTCGGGCTGGGATTGATGGGCAGTGGTATCGTGTCGAACCTGCTGAAGATGGGTCATGTTGTAACGGTGTGGAATCGAACAGCAGAAAAG TGTGACTTGTTCATCCAAGAAGGCGCCAGATTAGGACGGACGCCGGCAGAGGTCGTGTCCATGTGTGACATCACGTTCTCCTGTGTGTCGGACCCGAAAGCAGCCAGAGAT CTGGTTTTGGGTCCCAGCGGTGTTCTACAGGGGATCAGACCAGGGAAGTGCTACGTGGAGATGTCCACCGTCGATCCAGAGACCATCGTGGAGCTCGCACAG GTGATCACGTCTAGAGGAGGTCGCTTTCTGGAGGCTCCAGTTTCAGGAAGTCAGCAGCTCTCTAACGACGGGATGTTGGTGATCGTTGCAGCAGGAGATCGGAGTGTGTATGAGGACTGCAGCAGCTGCTTCCAGGCCATGGGGAAAAGCTCCTTCTTTTTAG GAGAAGCCGGTAACGCGGCGCGGATGATGCTGATCCTCAACATGGTGCAGGGCAGTTTCATGGCCACCATCACCGAAGGACTGACCCTGGCACACGCGGCCGGCCAATCGCAGCAGACCCTTCTGGACATTCTGTGTCAGGGGCAGATGGCCAGCACGTTTGTGGACCAGAAATGCCAAA ACATCCTGCAGGGTAACTTCAAACCAGACTACTACCTAAAACACATTCAGAAAGATCTCAGACTGGCCATTTCCATGGGAGACTCGGTCAATCACCCCACACCCATGGCAGCCGCCGCCAACGAG gTGTACAAGCGAGCGAAGGCGCTGGATCAGTCCGATAACGACATGTCTGCCGTCTACAGAGCTTACATCCACTAA
- the glyr1 gene encoding cytokine-like nuclear factor N-PAC isoform X4 gives MIKINKGKRFQQAVDAVEEYLKKGKGKEQSHSSDDKNKSEKGRKAHAKHMKIIGESDTDVFKSASDKDQTDSDPEPSSVQRLVAGTVAGFKWDSSPVKDDPHFHHFLLSQSEKPASSMEPISKRLKIVEEETRSTSIQAADSTAINGSITPTDKRIGFLGLGLMGSGIVSNLLKMGHVVTVWNRTAEKCDLFIQEGARLGRTPAEVVSMCDITFSCVSDPKAARDLVLGPSGVLQGIRPGKCYVEMSTVDPETIVELAQVITSRGGRFLEAPVSGSQQLSNDGMLVIVAAGDRSVYEDCSSCFQAMGKSSFFLGEAGNAARMMLILNMVQGSFMATITEGLTLAHAAGQSQQTLLDILCQGQMASTFVDQKCQNILQGNFKPDYYLKHIQKDLRLAISMGDSVNHPTPMAAAANEVYKRAKALDQSDNDMSAVYRAYIH, from the exons ATGATCAAGATCAACAAAGGCAAGCGCTTTCAGCAGGCCGTCGACGCCGTGGAAGAGTATTTAAAGAAAGGCAAGGGGAAAGAGCAA TCGCACAGCTCCGATGACAAAAACAAATCTGAGAAGGGACGCAAGGCCCACGCCAAGCACATGAAGATAATCGGCGAATCCGACACTGATGTTTTCAAGTCTGCTTCTGACAAG GATCAGACCGACTCTGACCCAGAACCGTCCTCGGTGCAGCGGCTGGTGGCTGGAACGGTCGCGGGATTCAAGTGGGATAGCAGT CCGGTAAAGGATGACCCACATTTCCATCACTTTCTGCTCAGCCAGTCTGAGAAG CCGGCCTCTTCGATGGAGCCCATAAGCAAACGTCTGAAGATCGTAGAAGAG GAGACCAGATCCACATCTATTCAAGCTGCAGACAGCACAGCCATCAATGGCAGCATCACACCCACAGACAAGAG gataGGCTTCCTCGGGCTGGGATTGATGGGCAGTGGTATCGTGTCGAACCTGCTGAAGATGGGTCATGTTGTAACGGTGTGGAATCGAACAGCAGAAAAG TGTGACTTGTTCATCCAAGAAGGCGCCAGATTAGGACGGACGCCGGCAGAGGTCGTGTCCATGTGTGACATCACGTTCTCCTGTGTGTCGGACCCGAAAGCAGCCAGAGAT CTGGTTTTGGGTCCCAGCGGTGTTCTACAGGGGATCAGACCAGGGAAGTGCTACGTGGAGATGTCCACCGTCGATCCAGAGACCATCGTGGAGCTCGCACAG GTGATCACGTCTAGAGGAGGTCGCTTTCTGGAGGCTCCAGTTTCAGGAAGTCAGCAGCTCTCTAACGACGGGATGTTGGTGATCGTTGCAGCAGGAGATCGGAGTGTGTATGAGGACTGCAGCAGCTGCTTCCAGGCCATGGGGAAAAGCTCCTTCTTTTTAG GAGAAGCCGGTAACGCGGCGCGGATGATGCTGATCCTCAACATGGTGCAGGGCAGTTTCATGGCCACCATCACCGAAGGACTGACCCTGGCACACGCGGCCGGCCAATCGCAGCAGACCCTTCTGGACATTCTGTGTCAGGGGCAGATGGCCAGCACGTTTGTGGACCAGAAATGCCAAA ACATCCTGCAGGGTAACTTCAAACCAGACTACTACCTAAAACACATTCAGAAAGATCTCAGACTGGCCATTTCCATGGGAGACTCGGTCAATCACCCCACACCCATGGCAGCCGCCGCCAACGAG gTGTACAAGCGAGCGAAGGCGCTGGATCAGTCCGATAACGACATGTCTGCCGTCTACAGAGCTTACATCCACTAA